A segment of the Rhizobium sp. ZPR4 genome:
GTCAAGAACCTGACCGATGCCGAGGAGGTCACCAGCGCCGTGCAATACGGCCTCATCCTGCTGGATCTGCAACTTCCGGATGGCAGCGGCATCGATTTTCTCAAGCGGCTGCGCCGCAAGCCCGACGAAACGCCCGTCATCATCCTGACGGCTCGCGACCAGATCTCCGACCGTATCGAAGGCCTGAACAGCGGCGCCGACGACTATCTCGTCAAACCGTTCAACCTCGGCGAACTTACGGCTCGTATCCTGGCGGTCGCTCGGCGCTATGCCGGCAGTCCACAGCCGACGCTCCGCTTTGACGACCTCGAAATCGACCAGCCGCAGCGCCGCGTCAAGCTGGCGGGCAAGGACGTGATTTTGACGGGACGAGAATGGGCCGTGCTCGACCTGCTGATTACAAGGCCCGGCGCCATCGTATCGAAGGACAAGATAGAAGAGGCACTCTACGCCTTCGGCTCCGAAATCGAGAGCAACACGGTGGAGGTCTATGTCAGCCGCCTGCGCAAGAAGATCGGCAAGGATCGCATAAAGACGGCGCGCGGCGTCGGCTATTGCCTGGGTGAGCGATGACCGAACACCAGGAGCCCAGCCGCGCCAGCATCACCCGGCGCCTGATCACTGCGCTCACCGGCACCGTCGTCGTCTTCTGGCTGATCGCGGTCGGCATCGGTGTCTATGTTGTCAACAAGGAACTCTCGGAAACCTTCGACGGCGCATTGCAGGAAACCGCCGAGCGTCTGCTGCCGCTGGTGCTCGACGATCTCGCCAACCGCGA
Coding sequences within it:
- a CDS encoding response regulator codes for the protein MRILVVEDDDTIGSAVRDHIAAGPHAVDWVKNLTDAEEVTSAVQYGLILLDLQLPDGSGIDFLKRLRRKPDETPVIILTARDQISDRIEGLNSGADDYLVKPFNLGELTARILAVARRYAGSPQPTLRFDDLEIDQPQRRVKLAGKDVILTGREWAVLDLLITRPGAIVSKDKIEEALYAFGSEIESNTVEVYVSRLRKKIGKDRIKTARGVGYCLGER